The Pseudomonas parafulva genome window below encodes:
- a CDS encoding CatB-related O-acetyltransferase has protein sequence MGWLSRYLEKRAKRAIRKLPPIERGRARFAARYPHYAFGVGSYGVPQVHDWQEGATLKIGAYCSIAEGVQIFLGGHHRADWVTTYPFPAMLAEAASIKGYAFSRGDVVIGNDVWLCSNSSILSGVTIGSGAVVAAGALVTRDVPPYAVVGGNPATILRWRFPEEVRAELLKSAWWDWPPAEIASVVDRLCSDRIEAFLDYARQRRGDSDLVG, from the coding sequence ATGGGCTGGTTATCACGCTACCTGGAAAAGCGCGCCAAACGGGCGATCCGCAAGCTGCCGCCTATCGAGCGGGGGCGAGCCCGTTTCGCGGCGCGTTATCCGCACTATGCCTTTGGCGTCGGCAGCTATGGTGTCCCGCAGGTACATGACTGGCAGGAGGGCGCCACCCTGAAGATCGGCGCCTACTGCTCGATTGCCGAAGGCGTGCAGATTTTCCTGGGGGGACATCATCGGGCGGACTGGGTCACCACCTATCCCTTCCCGGCGATGCTGGCTGAAGCCGCCTCCATCAAGGGGTATGCCTTCTCGCGGGGTGATGTGGTCATCGGCAACGATGTCTGGTTGTGTTCCAACAGCAGTATCCTGTCCGGCGTGACCATCGGCAGCGGTGCGGTGGTGGCGGCGGGGGCGCTGGTCACCCGCGACGTGCCACCGTATGCGGTGGTGGGTGGCAATCCTGCCACGATTTTGCGCTGGCGCTTCCCCGAAGAGGTGCGCGCCGAGCTGCTCAAGAGCGCGTGGTGGGACTGGCCGCCGGCTGAAATCGCCAGTGTGGTGGACAGGCTCTGCAGCGACCGCATCGAGGCATTCCTGGACTACGCGCGCCAGCGGCGCGGCGACTCAGACCTGGTCGGCTGA
- a CDS encoding acyltransferase family protein: protein MSYLAPVFSALTYVLAFSVAALLLRIPLVARHLEPVAGRWATLDGLRGYLALGVFIHHAAIAWHYQSSGQIAMPPERFFAQIGQVGVALFFMITGFLFWDRLVRQRADFDWRSFAISRVMRLYPLYLPLLAALLLTVFYLQHWTLRDSPLQLAEQLSLWLVFHRPDINQLAGTGNLISNVTWTLIYEAYFYLALPLLGAIFLYRRGFARPLACVVGLYVLAQLVGWEHSLKKKYLLSFLGGIAAVYWIRNPALVEWAKTRTATFVALGLLLVVMTVLHKTFAVPALLLLSVFFCIVASGNNLLGALSLRSARWMGEISYSTYLLHGLLLWWMAYRLYPQLDLASDAPWLFAALVAVCCIVLVALSSATFLLFEKPGIALGKRLARRHRDKRVAGLKSADQV from the coding sequence ATGAGCTATCTCGCCCCCGTGTTCTCGGCCCTCACCTACGTGCTCGCCTTCAGCGTCGCTGCGCTGCTGCTGCGCATCCCCCTGGTGGCCAGGCACCTGGAACCGGTGGCGGGCCGCTGGGCCACGCTGGATGGCCTGCGCGGCTACCTGGCCCTGGGTGTGTTCATTCATCACGCCGCCATCGCTTGGCATTACCAGAGCAGCGGTCAGATCGCCATGCCGCCAGAGCGCTTCTTCGCCCAGATCGGCCAGGTCGGCGTGGCGCTGTTCTTCATGATCACCGGGTTCCTGTTCTGGGACCGGCTGGTCAGGCAGCGGGCCGACTTCGACTGGCGCTCGTTCGCCATTTCGCGGGTCATGCGCCTTTATCCCCTGTACCTGCCATTGCTGGCGGCGCTGCTGCTGACCGTGTTCTACCTGCAGCACTGGACCCTGCGCGACTCGCCGCTGCAACTGGCCGAGCAATTGTCGCTGTGGCTGGTGTTCCACCGGCCGGACATCAACCAGTTGGCCGGCACCGGCAACTTGATTTCCAACGTCACCTGGACCTTGATCTACGAGGCCTACTTCTACCTCGCCCTGCCCCTGCTCGGCGCCATCTTCCTCTATCGACGCGGGTTCGCCAGACCCCTGGCCTGCGTGGTCGGCCTCTATGTGCTGGCGCAACTGGTCGGCTGGGAGCACTCGCTGAAGAAAAAATACCTGCTGAGCTTTCTCGGTGGCATCGCCGCGGTGTACTGGATACGCAACCCGGCGCTGGTCGAATGGGCCAAGACCAGGACCGCGACCTTCGTCGCCCTGGGCCTGTTGCTGGTGGTCATGACCGTGCTGCACAAGACCTTTGCCGTGCCGGCGCTACTGCTGTTGAGCGTGTTCTTCTGCATCGTCGCGTCCGGCAACAATCTACTGGGCGCATTGAGCCTGCGCAGTGCGCGGTGGATGGGCGAAATCAGCTACAGCACCTATTTACTGCATGGGCTGCTGCTGTGGTGGATGGCCTATCGGTTGTACCCGCAACTGGACCTGGCCAGCGACGCGCCCTGGCTGTTCGCCGCGCTGGTCGCGGTGTGCTGCATCGTGCTGGTGGCGCTGAGCAGCGCCACTTTCCTGCTCTTCGAAAAGCCCGGCATTGCCCTGGGCAAACGCCTGGCCCGTCGCCATCGCGACAAACGTGTCGCCGGCCTGAAGTCAGCCGACCAGGTCTGA
- a CDS encoding bifunctional O-antigen ligase/aminoglycoside phosphotransferase family protein yields the protein MHISSLRQTGNRFFDFVCLWVLPVGLLMLLGTLFFLPDRSVHHKLYYGLFSIPTLLALCIRPSELKRLVGEPVVIFFMLFAGFAILSLCWSPTTTAADNLIKRPLHTLMLFFGTALLLRHRPGVLKSIFLGAALLALLGTLRDLYAFALTYTPGTRLIGTGALDNPLLSSHLFGFFGIYWLWMAMDSKRLHLMALCLAAFTVMFVAVVATGSRTPLVAMTLAANWLALLCWNRRSIPLFAAAPLVIAGILLFAPHLITGRGDSYRFEIWQTTWQLFVQHPLIGHGYDAPMRVDTGMGYLLSEPHNFALGVLFNVGILGFIPWIAMIGYALYSGWKQRALPVFQLASTLLVFGIGAGLTEGGGILSRPKEHWFLLWIPLALIAGLNIARRAGCLLPAPRPRISDTQFDQLTDGARLIEEDGLGPKVLELRDGSFLKLFRRRDWYTSGAWHPYSARFVRNSQRLALAGIATPDVLELMVRTDGSQGVRYRPLSGQTVRQALQASTSPQERQQLVHRLGQFIARLHDQGVYFRSLHLGNILLLNSGEFGLIDLADMRLLPSALSAELRRRNLRHMQRYDQDRQWLFEEQVDALLEGYASTASASMSQALRTQLGHSPRTAH from the coding sequence ATGCACATCAGCAGCCTTCGCCAAACAGGCAACCGCTTCTTCGACTTCGTCTGCCTGTGGGTTCTCCCAGTAGGCCTGCTCATGCTGCTCGGCACCCTGTTCTTCCTCCCCGACCGCAGCGTGCATCACAAGCTGTACTACGGCCTGTTCAGCATTCCGACCCTGCTCGCCCTGTGCATCCGTCCCTCGGAACTCAAGCGACTGGTCGGCGAGCCGGTGGTGATCTTCTTCATGCTGTTCGCCGGGTTCGCCATCCTCAGCCTGTGTTGGTCGCCCACGACGACCGCTGCCGACAACCTGATCAAGCGCCCACTGCACACCCTGATGCTGTTTTTCGGCACCGCGCTGCTGTTGCGCCATCGCCCAGGAGTGCTGAAGTCGATCTTCCTGGGCGCAGCGCTGCTGGCGTTGCTGGGCACCTTGCGCGATCTGTACGCCTTTGCCCTGACCTATACGCCAGGCACTCGGCTGATCGGCACCGGCGCACTGGACAACCCCCTGCTCAGCTCCCACCTGTTCGGCTTCTTCGGCATCTACTGGCTGTGGATGGCCATGGACAGCAAGCGCCTGCACCTCATGGCGCTGTGCCTGGCCGCGTTCACCGTCATGTTCGTCGCCGTCGTGGCGACTGGCTCACGAACCCCGCTGGTGGCCATGACCCTGGCGGCCAACTGGCTGGCACTGCTGTGCTGGAACCGCCGTTCGATCCCGCTGTTCGCCGCTGCACCGCTGGTGATCGCCGGCATTCTGCTGTTCGCGCCCCACCTGATCACCGGTCGCGGCGATTCGTACCGGTTCGAGATCTGGCAGACCACCTGGCAACTGTTCGTTCAGCACCCGCTCATCGGACATGGCTACGATGCGCCGATGCGTGTGGACACCGGCATGGGCTACCTGCTGAGCGAGCCACACAACTTTGCATTGGGTGTGCTGTTCAACGTCGGCATCCTGGGCTTCATCCCCTGGATCGCAATGATCGGTTATGCGCTGTACAGCGGATGGAAGCAACGGGCGCTGCCGGTCTTCCAACTGGCCTCGACCTTGCTGGTGTTCGGCATCGGTGCCGGCCTGACCGAAGGCGGCGGCATCCTGTCGCGTCCCAAGGAGCACTGGTTCCTGCTGTGGATCCCGCTGGCGCTGATCGCCGGGCTCAACATCGCGCGCCGTGCCGGCTGCCTGCTGCCGGCGCCTCGACCGCGCATCAGCGATACCCAGTTCGACCAACTCACCGACGGTGCCCGCCTCATCGAAGAAGATGGGCTGGGTCCGAAAGTGCTCGAACTGCGTGACGGCAGCTTTCTGAAACTGTTCCGCCGTCGCGACTGGTACACCTCAGGCGCCTGGCATCCGTACTCGGCACGCTTCGTCAGGAACAGCCAGCGGCTGGCACTGGCCGGCATCGCCACGCCCGACGTGCTGGAACTGATGGTGCGCACCGACGGCAGCCAGGGCGTGCGCTATCGCCCCCTGTCCGGACAGACGGTACGCCAGGCCCTGCAAGCCAGCACGTCCCCCCAGGAACGCCAGCAACTGGTGCATCGGCTGGGCCAGTTCATCGCCCGCCTGCACGATCAGGGGGTCTACTTCCGCTCGCTGCACCTGGGCAACATCCTGCTGCTCAACAGCGGCGAATTCGGCCTGATCGACCTGGCCGACATGCGCCTGCTGCCCTCGGCGTTGTCTGCCGAGCTGCGCCGACGCAATCTGCGCCACATGCAGCGCTACGACCAGGACCGTCAATGGCTGTTCGAAGAGCAGGTGGACGCCCTGCTGGAAGGCTATGCGAGCACCGCCAGTGCAAGCATGAGCCAGGCCCTGCGCACGCAACTGGGCCACAGCCCGCGCACGGCGCATTGA
- the msbA gene encoding lipid A export permease/ATP-binding protein MsbA produces MTDASGSASPSSMKIYFRLLGYVRPYLGLFLLSIVGFLIFASTQPMLGYILKYFVDGLSNPDASLFPNVPYLRELHLLNTVPALIILIAAWQGLGSFLGNYFLAKVSLGLVHDLRVQLFDNLLSLPNRYFDQNNSGHLISRITFNVTMVTGAATDAIKVVIREGMTVVFLFGSLLLMNWRLTLVMVAILPLIALMVGTASKKFRKQSKKIQAAMGDVTHVASETIQGYRVVRSFGGEVYESERFLKASQSNTDKQLRMTRTGAIYTPLLQLVIYSAMAILMFLVLYLRGDASAGDMVAYITLAGLLPKPIRQLSEVSSTIQKGVAGAESIFEQLDEPQELDKGTVERDALTGRLEVRNLSFTYPGTDRQVLDDINFTVEPGQMVALVGRSGSGKSTLASLIPRFYHHSTGEILLDGVEVEDFKLLNLRRHIAQVTQHVTLFSDTIANNIAYGDLAGAPRADIEAAAAAAYAKDFVEQLPQGFDTQVGENGVLLSGGQRQRLAIARALLKDAPLLILDEATSALDTESERHIQAALDHVMQGRTTLVIAHRLSTIEKADLILVMDQGRIVERGDHATLIAQNGYYARLHAMGLDEPGKADIT; encoded by the coding sequence ATGACAGACGCCAGTGGCTCCGCCAGCCCATCGAGCATGAAGATCTACTTCCGCCTACTCGGCTATGTGCGCCCCTATCTCGGGCTTTTCCTGCTGAGCATCGTGGGTTTCCTGATCTTCGCCTCTACCCAGCCGATGCTCGGCTACATCCTCAAGTATTTCGTCGACGGGCTGTCCAACCCGGATGCCTCGCTGTTCCCGAACGTGCCGTACCTGCGTGAGCTGCACCTGCTCAACACGGTGCCGGCACTGATCATCCTGATCGCGGCCTGGCAAGGCCTGGGCTCGTTCCTGGGCAACTATTTCCTGGCCAAGGTTTCCCTGGGCCTGGTGCACGATCTGCGGGTGCAATTGTTCGACAACCTGCTGAGCTTGCCCAACCGCTATTTCGACCAGAACAACTCAGGCCATCTGATCTCCCGCATCACCTTCAACGTGACCATGGTCACCGGGGCGGCCACAGACGCGATCAAGGTGGTGATTCGCGAAGGCATGACCGTGGTGTTCCTGTTCGGCTCGCTGCTACTGATGAACTGGCGGCTGACCTTGGTGATGGTCGCCATCTTGCCGCTTATCGCCTTGATGGTCGGCACTGCCAGCAAGAAATTCCGCAAGCAGAGCAAGAAGATTCAGGCCGCGATGGGCGATGTGACCCACGTCGCCTCTGAAACCATCCAGGGCTACCGCGTGGTCCGCAGCTTCGGCGGTGAGGTCTACGAGAGCGAGCGTTTCCTCAAGGCCAGCCAGAGCAACACCGACAAGCAGTTGCGCATGACCCGCACCGGTGCCATCTACACCCCATTGCTGCAACTGGTCATCTATAGCGCCATGGCGATCCTGATGTTCCTGGTGCTGTACCTGCGCGGTGATGCTTCGGCGGGCGACATGGTGGCCTACATCACCCTGGCCGGCCTGCTGCCCAAGCCGATCCGGCAGTTGTCCGAGGTCAGCTCGACCATCCAGAAGGGTGTGGCCGGTGCTGAGAGCATCTTCGAGCAACTGGACGAGCCGCAGGAGCTGGACAAGGGCACCGTGGAGCGCGACGCCCTGACCGGCCGTCTGGAGGTGCGCAACCTCAGCTTCACTTACCCCGGCACCGATCGCCAGGTGCTCGACGACATCAACTTCACCGTAGAACCGGGGCAGATGGTGGCGCTGGTAGGGCGTTCAGGCAGCGGCAAATCGACCCTGGCCAGCCTGATTCCGCGGTTCTACCACCACAGTACCGGTGAAATCCTGCTCGATGGCGTCGAGGTCGAGGACTTCAAATTGCTCAACCTGCGCCGCCACATCGCTCAGGTGACCCAGCATGTGACCCTGTTCAGCGACACCATCGCCAACAACATTGCCTATGGCGACCTGGCCGGTGCGCCCCGTGCCGACATCGAGGCAGCGGCCGCCGCCGCCTATGCCAAGGACTTCGTCGAGCAACTGCCCCAGGGCTTCGACACCCAGGTCGGCGAGAATGGCGTGCTGCTGTCCGGTGGCCAGCGCCAGCGCCTGGCGATTGCCCGGGCACTGCTCAAGGACGCACCGCTGCTGATTCTCGACGAGGCCACCTCGGCGCTGGACACCGAGTCCGAGCGGCACATCCAGGCGGCGCTGGACCATGTCATGCAAGGGCGCACCACCCTGGTGATCGCCCACCGGCTGTCGACCATCGAGAAAGCCGACCTGATCCTGGTGATGGATCAGGGCCGGATCGTCGAGCGCGGCGACCATGCCACGCTGATCGCGCAGAATGGCTATTATGCCCGCCTGCACGCCATGGGCCTGGACGAACCCGGCAAGGCCGACATCACCTGA
- the hldE gene encoding bifunctional D-glycero-beta-D-manno-heptose-7-phosphate kinase/D-glycero-beta-D-manno-heptose 1-phosphate adenylyltransferase HldE: MKLSMPRFDQAPVLVVGDVMLDRYWHGGTSRISPEAPVPVVKVDQIEDRPGGAANVALNIAALGAPAALVGVTGQDEAADSLANSLQAAGVRSIFQRIAHQPTIVKLRVMSRHQQLLRIDFEEPFATDPLSLGEEVDALLDGVKVLVLSDYGKGALKNHQSLIQAARAKGIPVLADPKGKDFSIYRGASLITPNLSEFETIVGRCADEAELVAKGLQLLEDFDLGAVLVTRGEHGMTLLRIGHPALHLPARAREVFDVTGAGDTVISTLAAAIAAGEELPHAVALANLAAGIVVGKLGTAAISAPELRRAIQREEGSERGVLVLEQLLLAIDDARAHNERIVFTNGCFDILHAGHVTYLEQARAQGDRLIVAVNDDASVSRLKGPGRPINSVDRRMAVLAGLGAVDWVISFSEGTPENLLREVKPDVLVKGGDYGIDQVVGADIVSAYGGTVKVLGLVENSSTTAIVEKIRKH; the protein is encoded by the coding sequence ATGAAGTTGTCCATGCCGCGTTTCGATCAAGCCCCGGTACTGGTGGTCGGCGATGTGATGCTCGACCGCTACTGGCATGGCGGTACGTCGCGTATCTCGCCGGAAGCGCCGGTGCCAGTGGTCAAGGTCGACCAGATCGAGGACCGTCCGGGCGGTGCGGCCAACGTGGCGTTGAACATCGCCGCCTTGGGCGCCCCGGCGGCGCTGGTGGGGGTGACCGGCCAGGACGAGGCGGCCGACAGTCTGGCCAACAGCCTGCAGGCCGCCGGCGTGCGCTCGATTTTCCAGCGCATTGCGCACCAGCCGACCATCGTCAAGCTGCGAGTCATGAGTCGCCATCAGCAACTGTTGCGTATCGATTTCGAGGAGCCCTTCGCCACCGACCCGCTGTCGCTGGGTGAGGAAGTCGATGCCCTGCTCGACGGCGTCAAGGTGCTGGTGCTGTCCGACTATGGCAAGGGCGCGCTGAAGAATCACCAGTCGCTGATCCAGGCCGCGCGTGCCAAGGGCATCCCGGTGCTGGCCGACCCCAAGGGCAAGGATTTCTCCATCTACCGGGGCGCCAGCCTGATCACCCCGAACCTCAGTGAGTTCGAGACCATCGTCGGGCGCTGTGCCGATGAGGCCGAACTGGTTGCCAAGGGCCTGCAACTGCTCGAAGACTTCGACCTCGGGGCGGTGCTGGTCACCCGTGGCGAGCACGGCATGACCTTGCTGCGCATCGGTCATCCGGCGCTGCACCTGCCGGCCCGCGCCCGTGAAGTGTTCGACGTCACCGGCGCCGGCGACACGGTGATTTCCACCCTGGCCGCCGCCATCGCCGCGGGCGAGGAACTGCCGCACGCCGTGGCGCTGGCCAACCTGGCCGCCGGCATCGTCGTCGGCAAACTGGGTACGGCGGCCATCAGCGCGCCGGAACTGCGCCGGGCGATCCAGCGTGAGGAAGGCTCCGAGCGTGGCGTGCTGGTCCTTGAGCAACTGCTGCTGGCCATTGACGACGCCCGTGCGCACAACGAGCGTATCGTCTTCACCAACGGCTGCTTCGATATTCTCCACGCCGGCCACGTCACCTACCTGGAGCAGGCCCGTGCCCAGGGTGATCGGCTGATCGTCGCGGTCAACGACGACGCCTCGGTCAGCAGGCTGAAAGGGCCGGGTCGGCCGATCAACAGCGTCGACCGGCGGATGGCGGTACTGGCGGGGCTGGGGGCGGTGGACTGGGTCATCAGCTTCAGCGAAGGCACGCCTGAAAACCTGCTGCGTGAGGTCAAGCCCGACGTGCTGGTCAAGGGCGGCGACTATGGCATCGACCAGGTGGTCGGTGCCGATATCGTCAGCGCCTACGGCGGCACGGTGAAGGTGCTGGGCCTGGTGGAGAACAGCTCGACCACGGCGATCGTCGAGAAGATCCGCAAGCACTGA
- a CDS encoding aldo/keto reductase encodes MSLPTLHDLHRPLGSTGLSVSPLGLGTVKLGRDQGVKYPTGFTIPGDDDARLLLAQARELGINLIDTAPAYGRSEERLGPLLRGQREHWVIVSKVGEEFEAGQSHFDFSAAHTRRSVERSLQRLETDRIDLVLVHSDGNDLAILEEQEVYQTLAALKQEGKILGFGLSGKTVAGGLKALEQGDCAMVTYNLKEQAERAVLDYAAEHGKAILVKKALASGHVCLSPGVDPVQASFELLFAHPGVSSAIVGTINPLHLAHNVATVARILGKT; translated from the coding sequence ATGAGCCTGCCGACCCTGCACGACCTCCACCGTCCACTGGGCAGCACCGGCCTGAGCGTCTCGCCCCTGGGGCTGGGCACGGTCAAGCTCGGCCGCGACCAGGGCGTCAAGTATCCCACCGGTTTCACCATCCCCGGCGACGACGACGCGCGCCTACTGCTGGCCCAAGCCCGCGAGCTGGGCATCAACCTGATCGACACCGCCCCCGCCTATGGCCGCAGCGAAGAACGCCTCGGCCCGCTGCTGCGCGGACAGCGTGAGCACTGGGTGATCGTCAGCAAGGTCGGCGAAGAATTCGAGGCCGGCCAGTCGCACTTCGACTTCAGCGCGGCCCATACCCGCCGTTCGGTCGAACGTAGCCTCCAGCGTCTTGAAACCGACCGCATCGACCTGGTGCTGGTGCATTCGGACGGCAACGACCTGGCCATCCTCGAGGAGCAGGAGGTCTACCAGACCCTCGCTGCGCTCAAGCAGGAAGGCAAGATCCTCGGCTTCGGCCTTTCCGGCAAGACCGTCGCCGGGGGCCTGAAAGCGCTGGAACAGGGCGATTGCGCGATGGTCACCTACAACCTCAAGGAACAGGCGGAGCGCGCGGTACTCGACTACGCTGCCGAGCACGGCAAGGCCATCCTGGTGAAGAAGGCGCTGGCCAGTGGACATGTGTGCCTGTCGCCGGGCGTCGACCCGGTGCAGGCCAGCTTCGAGCTGCTGTTCGCCCACCCAGGGGTGAGCAGTGCTATTGTCGGCACCATCAATCCGCTGCACTTGGCCCATAACGTGGCCACCGTGGCCCGAATCCTGGGCAAGACCTAA
- a CDS encoding NAD(P)/FAD-dependent oxidoreductase yields MPSAISTDVLIVGAGVAGLWLNARLRRLGYSTVLVERASLGGEQTLKSQGIIHGGTKYALHGALTGASEAIADMPRRWREALAGNGELDLRHTRLLSEAHYLWSPGTLAGNLTSFFASKAVRGRVDQVKGEHLPPALQDRAFKGKVYRLAELVIDVPSLLANLAELAGDSLLAGERIAPLHDDKALVGLTVDDREIRAQRIVLSAGSGNEDLLHALGLSQPAQQRRPLHMVLAKGPNLKPLYAHCLGGGPKPRVTVTTHPAADGQWVWYLGGDLAEAEGVAREPAAQIAAAQREIGSLLPWVDQQQIRWATLRVDRAEPAQSGLVRPDNAFLSEQAPLLVGWPTKLALAPDFADRVLATFERDGIRPAAHPDLTDLPRPPLGVPAWEQLLP; encoded by the coding sequence ATGCCATCTGCCATTTCCACTGACGTACTGATCGTCGGCGCCGGGGTCGCAGGCCTCTGGCTCAATGCCAGGCTGCGGCGCCTGGGCTACTCGACAGTGCTGGTGGAGCGCGCCAGTCTCGGCGGCGAACAGACGCTCAAGTCCCAGGGCATCATTCACGGCGGCACCAAGTATGCCCTGCACGGCGCCCTGACCGGCGCCTCCGAGGCCATTGCCGACATGCCACGGCGCTGGCGCGAAGCCCTGGCCGGCAATGGCGAACTGGACCTGCGCCACACCCGCCTGCTGTCCGAGGCCCATTACCTGTGGTCACCCGGCACCCTGGCCGGCAACCTCACCAGCTTCTTCGCCAGCAAGGCCGTGCGCGGTCGGGTCGATCAGGTCAAAGGCGAACACCTGCCCCCGGCCCTGCAGGACCGTGCGTTCAAGGGCAAGGTGTACCGCCTGGCCGAATTGGTCATCGACGTGCCGAGCCTGCTGGCCAATCTCGCCGAACTGGCCGGCGACAGCCTGCTGGCTGGGGAGCGCATCGCACCACTGCACGACGACAAGGCGCTGGTGGGGCTGACGGTCGACGACCGCGAAATCCGTGCGCAACGCATCGTGCTCAGTGCCGGGAGCGGCAACGAAGACCTGCTGCACGCCCTCGGCCTGAGCCAACCGGCCCAGCAGCGCCGGCCGCTGCACATGGTGCTGGCCAAAGGTCCCAACCTCAAACCCCTGTATGCCCACTGCCTGGGAGGTGGCCCCAAGCCCCGGGTCACGGTGACCACCCACCCGGCTGCCGATGGCCAGTGGGTCTGGTACTTGGGCGGCGATTTGGCCGAGGCCGAGGGCGTGGCCCGCGAGCCGGCCGCGCAGATCGCCGCCGCGCAGCGGGAAATCGGCAGTTTGCTGCCCTGGGTCGATCAACAACAGATCCGCTGGGCCACCTTGCGGGTAGACCGCGCCGAGCCGGCGCAATCGGGCCTGGTACGTCCGGACAACGCCTTTCTCAGCGAGCAGGCACCCCTGCTGGTGGGCTGGCCGACCAAGCTGGCCCTGGCCCCGGACTTCGCCGACCGCGTGCTGGCCACTTTCGAGCGTGACGGCATCCGCCCCGCCGCCCACCCCGACCTCACCGATCTGCCGCGTCCGCCGCTCGGCGTACCGGCCTGGGAGCAACTGCTGCCATGA
- a CDS encoding DMT family transporter encodes MNAYSYLAIAICAEVIATASMKAVKGLSTPVPLLLMIGGYAIAFWMLTLVVRSIPVGIAYAIWSGLGIVLISVAALVIYGQKLDLPAMLGMALIVAGVVVIQVFSKTAGH; translated from the coding sequence ATGAATGCCTACAGCTATCTCGCCATCGCCATCTGCGCCGAAGTCATCGCCACCGCGTCGATGAAAGCCGTCAAAGGTCTCAGCACGCCCGTGCCGCTGTTGTTGATGATCGGCGGCTACGCCATTGCGTTCTGGATGCTCACCCTGGTGGTGCGCAGCATTCCGGTGGGTATCGCCTACGCGATCTGGTCAGGGCTGGGAATCGTGCTGATCAGCGTGGCCGCGCTGGTGATCTACGGCCAGAAGCTGGACCTGCCGGCCATGCTGGGCATGGCGCTGATCGTCGCCGGCGTGGTGGTGATCCAGGTGTTCTCCAAGACCGCCGGCCACTGA
- a CDS encoding LysR family transcriptional regulator, which yields MADQWNLEQLKTFVQVAELRSFSAVARAQRKAQSAISTAIALLEADLGVSLFERSSGRQPTLTESGEVLLEDARELLRQCERFDSRALALMRGQEALLRVAQDEAMPYQPVLDSMDDLASRFPYLQVHLASGAQGDVARKLVQRRADLGLFFNHESIPASLERRTLGSVEMVTVCAVSHPLARQGRVSLEQLARHRQLLITPGDSDYPGGQAISPQVWRADSFYAMAELLMRGLGWAWLPRHVVQYPTYQAHMLELDSEWRPPALVAELAWRRDEPLGPAGQWLAERFAVHLRAIG from the coding sequence ATGGCCGATCAGTGGAACCTCGAACAGTTGAAAACCTTCGTGCAGGTGGCGGAACTGCGGTCCTTTTCGGCGGTGGCACGGGCGCAGCGCAAGGCGCAGTCGGCAATCAGCACGGCCATTGCGTTGCTCGAAGCCGATTTGGGCGTGAGCCTGTTCGAGCGCAGCAGCGGCCGCCAGCCGACCCTCACTGAAAGCGGTGAGGTGCTGCTGGAGGACGCCCGTGAATTGCTGCGCCAGTGCGAGCGTTTCGACAGCCGCGCCCTGGCGCTGATGCGCGGCCAGGAGGCGTTGTTGCGCGTGGCCCAGGACGAGGCCATGCCTTATCAGCCGGTACTCGACAGCATGGATGACCTGGCCAGCCGCTTTCCGTACCTGCAGGTGCACCTGGCCAGCGGCGCCCAGGGCGATGTGGCGCGCAAACTGGTGCAGCGCCGCGCCGACCTGGGCTTGTTCTTCAACCACGAGAGCATCCCGGCCTCGTTGGAGCGCCGCACGCTGGGCAGCGTCGAGATGGTCACCGTGTGCGCCGTGAGTCATCCATTGGCACGGCAGGGGCGGGTGTCTCTGGAGCAATTGGCCCGCCACCGACAGTTGCTGATCACGCCGGGTGACAGTGACTACCCGGGCGGGCAGGCGATCAGTCCGCAGGTGTGGCGCGCCGACAGCTTCTACGCCATGGCCGAGTTGCTCATGCGCGGGCTGGGGTGGGCGTGGCTGCCGCGCCATGTGGTGCAATACCCCACCTACCAGGCGCACATGCTCGAACTCGACAGCGAATGGCGCCCGCCGGCGCTGGTGGCCGAACTGGCCTGGCGCCGCGACGAGCCGCTGGGCCCAGCCGGGCAGTGGCTGGCCGAGCGTTTCGCCGTGCATTTGCGGGCCATCGGCTGA